One window of the Bubalus bubalis isolate 160015118507 breed Murrah chromosome 8, NDDB_SH_1, whole genome shotgun sequence genome contains the following:
- the LOC102403301 gene encoding olfactory receptor 2A25-like, whose translation MEGNQTSVTEFILLGFPLNTSMQMLLFGLFSLFYVLTLLGNGIILGLISLDPRLHTPMYFFLSHLAIVDMAYACSTVPQMLVNLLSPAKPISFAGCITQTFLFLSFAHTECLLLVVMSYDRYVAICYPLRYSVIMSWRVCITLAVTSWVFGVLLALVHLVLLLPLPFCGPHQINHFFCEIIAVLKLACADTHINETMVLAGAVSVLVGPFSSIMVSYIHILCAILKIQSGEGRQKAFSTCSSHLCVFGLFYGTAIIMYVGPRYGDSKDGKKYLLLFHSLFNPMLNPLIYSLRNKEVKAALKRMLDKERS comes from the coding sequence ATGGAGGGAAATCAGACCTCTGTCACAGAATTCATCCTACTGGGATTTCCCCTTAACACAAGCATGCAGATGCTCCTCTTTGGGCTCTTCTCCCTGTTCTATGTCCTCACCCTGCTGGGGAACGGGATCATCCTGGGGCTCATCTCACTGGACCCCAGactgcacacccccatgtacttcttcctgtcACACCTGGCCATCGTTGACATGGCCTACGCCTGCAGCACGGTGCCCCAGATGCTGGTCAACCTCCTGAGTCCAGCCAAGCCCATCTCCTTTGCTGGCTGCATCACACagacctttctctttctgagttttgCTCACACTGAGTGTCTGCTCCTGGTGGTGATGTCCTATGATCGGTATGTGGCCATCTGCTACCCCCTCCGATATTCAGTCATCATGAGCTGGAGAGTCTGCATCACCCTGGCAGTAACTTCTTGGGTTTTCGGAGTCCTCCTAGCCCTAGTCCACTTGGTGTTACTCCTACCATTACCCTTCTGTGGGCCCCATCAAATTaatcactttttctgtgaaatcATAGCTGTTCTCAAGCTGGCCTGTGCAGACACCCACATTAATGAGACCATGGTTTTGGCTGGGGCGGTGTCTGTGCTGGTGGGACCATTCTCCTCAATTATGGTGTCTTATATTCATATTCTATGTGCCATCCTAAAGATCCAGTCAGGAGAAGGGCGCCAGAAAGCCTTCTCCACTTGCTCATCCCACCTCTGTGTGTTTGGGCTCTTTTATGGCACAGCCATTATCATGTATGTTGGGCCCCGATATGGGGACTCTAAGGATGGGAAAAAATACCTTTTGCTGTTTCATAGCCTTTTCAATCCCATGCTCAACCCCCTTATCTATAGTCTGAGGAATAAAGAGGTCAAAGCTGCTCTGAAGAGAATGCTTGATAAAGAGAGAAGTTGA